The sequence below is a genomic window from Desulfobulbus oligotrophicus.
TTGGGGATGACCGCGGCATAGGCGCCGTCCGGATCCTGCCGTTGGCCGAAGATGTTGAAATACCGCAGACCGATGGTTGCAAATCCATAAGCACGATCAAAGACATCGGCATACAGTTCATTGACCAGTTTGGTCACTGCATAGGGTGAGAGTGGATTGCCAATCTGCTCTTCCACTTTGGGCAGGCCCGGAAAGTCGCCATAGGTCGAGCTGGAGGCGGCATACACCATGCGCCGTACCCGGGCATCCCGGGCAGCCACCAGCATGTTGAGAAAGCCGGTGATATTGCACTCGTTGGTGGTGATGGGATCTTCAATGGAGCGGGGAACCGAACCAAGTGCCGCCTGGTGGAGGACATAGTCAACGCCGGTGCAGGCCTCACGGCAGGTGGACAGGTCCCGGATATCACCTTCAATAAAGCGGAACTGTTGCCAGGCTTCCGGTGTGACCCGTTCCTCAACTTCGGTGAGGTTGAACTGGTATCCTGTGGCAAAGTTGTCGAGACCAACAACACGTTGTCCGAGATGCAGCAAGGTTTCGAGAAGGTTGGAGCCGATAAAACCGGCAACCCCGGTCACCAGCCAGGTGGTCGGCTGGGCTTGAAGATATTCCAGACGATCTTGATAGATCTGCATGGTCATTATTTCCCTGTTTGTTGAAGTGTTGTA
It includes:
- a CDS encoding SDR family oxidoreductase, yielding MQIYQDRLEYLQAQPTTWLVTGVAGFIGSNLLETLLHLGQRVVGLDNFATGYQFNLTEVEERVTPEAWQQFRFIEGDIRDLSTCREACTGVDYVLHQAALGSVPRSIEDPITTNECNITGFLNMLVAARDARVRRMVYAASSSTYGDFPGLPKVEEQIGNPLSPYAVTKLVNELYADVFDRAYGFATIGLRYFNIFGQRQDPDGAYAAVIPKWFAGLLQNETVFINGDGETSRDFCFIDNCVQANILAATAGEEVAGQVYNVAFGERTTLNELFLLIRERVANRAPSVATAEPVYRDFRAGDVRHSLADIGKARRLLGYTPEFSIQSGLDKAADWYMDKLLGP